In Syngnathus acus chromosome 21, fSynAcu1.2, whole genome shotgun sequence, one genomic interval encodes:
- the LOC119115114 gene encoding piggyBac transposable element-derived protein 3-like, which yields MEHDQRLWASMGTKSALDVLDAIEDEDAAVDEIFIAPPAVSVESDEDSGEEDGGGTIDNLSGRQFCAPAVAVLADRRVIRDDDGDTEEEEEPQQASTSKKRSQKDGVDYKWTNSKKRLTKFPDARPLAVPTIVVGKSAIQKVDFFLSDVYPHLVRETIKYAAVTDSNFQLTIGELKRVLGILLLSGYHSLPSRRHYWSTDEDLQCALVAGAMSRNRFEEIISYIHCADNAHLNLSDRMTKLRPMMDILNARFGEAYPMDCNVDLDEAMIEYFGRHGCKQAIRNKSVRFGFKAWCLNSGTNGFLLRFDIYQG from the exons ATGGAACATGATCAAAG ACTATGGGCGTCTATGGGTACAAAATCGGCGCTGGATGTCCTCGATGCAATCGAAGATGAAGACGCAGCTGTGGATGAAATCTTCATTGCTCCCCCCGCGGTCAGTGTGGAGTCTGACGAAGACAGCGGCGAGGAAGACGGCGGAGGAACGATCGATAATCTCTCGGGACGGCAGTTTTGCGCTCCCGCCGTGGCGGTCCTCGCCGACAGACGTGTGATCAGAGATGATGATGGCGAcacggaggaagaagaggagccccAACAGGCCTCCACCTCAAAGAAACGCTCGCAGAAAGATGGGGTGGACTACAAATGGACCAACAGTAAAAAGCGCCTGACAAAATTCCCGGACGCCAGGCCTCTCGCCGTCCCCACGATTGTCGTCGGAAAGAGCGCAATTCAGAAGGTGGACTTCTTCCTTTCTGATGTATATCCTCACCTTGTTCGAGAGACCATCAAGTATGCGGCGGTGACTGACTCCAACTTCCAGCTCACCATCGGAGAATTGAAGCGCGTGTTGGGGATCTTGCTGCTCTCGGGTTACCACTCTCTCCCCAGTCGCCGACACTACTGGAGCACAGATGAAGATCTCCAGTGCGCCCTCGTCGCTGGGGCCATGTCACGCAACAGGTTTGAGGAGATCATCAGCTACATTCACTGCGCCGACAACGCGCACCTGAACCTCAGCGACCGGATGACAAAGCTGCGTCCCATGATGGACATCCTCAACGCTCGGTTCGGGGAGGCGTATCCAATGGACTGCAATGTTGATCTGGACGAGGCAATGATTGAATATTTTGGAAGACACGGCTGCAAGCAAGCAATCCGAAACAAGTCGGTGCGGTTCGGTTTCAAGGCCTGGTGCCTGAACAGTGGGACCAACGGCTTCCTGCTCCGCTTCGACATCTACCAGGGGTAG